From one Flavobacteriales bacterium genomic stretch:
- a CDS encoding adenine phosphoribosyltransferase — MSALQQRLEAAIRAVPDFPRPGILFRDITPVLEDPLLCRAITEGFRERLQDVPIDAIVGIESRGFLFGMPLALALGVPFLTVRKKGKLPWKTVSHKYDLEYGSAEVEMHIDSVKPGMRVLVHDDLLATGGTATAAAELVRMQGGTLAGFSFLIELSFLHGMRKLESYNTKVVTLLTY; from the coding sequence GTGAGCGCCCTGCAGCAACGCCTCGAGGCCGCCATACGGGCGGTGCCCGATTTCCCGAGGCCCGGCATCCTCTTCCGCGACATCACTCCTGTTCTCGAGGACCCGCTGCTCTGCCGCGCCATCACCGAAGGCTTCCGAGAGCGCTTGCAGGACGTGCCCATCGATGCCATCGTGGGAATTGAGAGCCGTGGCTTCCTCTTCGGGATGCCACTGGCGCTCGCGCTAGGGGTGCCCTTCCTCACCGTACGCAAGAAAGGAAAGCTCCCTTGGAAGACCGTGAGCCACAAGTATGACCTGGAGTACGGCAGCGCGGAAGTGGAGATGCACATCGACAGCGTGAAGCCCGGCATGCGCGTCCTGGTGCATGATGATCTCCTAGCAACAGGCGGCACAGCTACAGCGGCCGCTGAGCTGGTGCGCATGCAGGGCGGAACCCTGGCCGGCTTCTCCTTCCTGATTGAATTGAGCTTCCTGCACGGCATGCGCAAACTCGAATCATACAATACCAAGGTGGTTACCTTGCTCACCTACTGA